Proteins encoded by one window of Branchiostoma floridae strain S238N-H82 chromosome 6, Bfl_VNyyK, whole genome shotgun sequence:
- the LOC118417000 gene encoding CKLF-like MARVEL transmembrane domain-containing protein 4, translating into MSQNAGVGTGYREGTASYSTVTTEADQDSPYSPTTTTLTTTQSGWGLTCDLSYCRTFPGITKIVQMVLALVAFIVAEAASCSFGCGQGAFRFFEFVTITSFLVVLVIFLCMATTAYQKVTIVHWPLTELITCIVCVLAYLIASSVLAANVNDGAGGGAVGFGFLSLLAFVAGGYFAFREWQDEARPRLPVNRRGNYVPAEENEENEDL; encoded by the exons ATGTCTCAGAATGCCGGGGTGGGGACAGGATACCGAGAGGGGACGGCATCGTACTCAACCGTCACGACCGAAGCGGACCAGGACAGCCCGTACTCGCCCACCACCACCACGCTGACGACTACTCAGTCCGGCTGGGGGCTCACGTGCGACCTGAGCTACTGCAGGACCTTCCCAGGGATCACCAAGATTGTGCAGATG GTACTAGCCCTTGTAGCGTTCATAGTTGCGGAGGCGGCGAGTTGCAGTTTCGGGTGTGGTCAGGGCGCCTTCAGGTTCTTCGAGTTTGTCACCATCACCTCCTTCCTGGTGGTTCTTGTCATTTTCCTCTGCATGGCCACCACGGCCTACCAAAAAGTCACCATAGTCCACTGGCCCCTCACA GAGCTGATCACATGTATAGTGTGTGTGCTGGCGTATCTGATTGCCTCCAGTGTTCTAGCAGCTAATGTTAATGACGGGGCGGGCGGTGGTGCAGTG GGCTTTGGTTTCTTGTCCCTGCTGGCGTTCGTGGCCGGAGGGTACTTTGCATTCCGTGAGTGGCAGGACGAGGCGAGGCCGCGCCTTCCCGTGAACAGGAGGGGGAACTACGTGCCGGCGGAGGAAAATGAAGAGAATGAAGACTTGTAA